One part of the Quercus lobata isolate SW786 chromosome 7, ValleyOak3.0 Primary Assembly, whole genome shotgun sequence genome encodes these proteins:
- the LOC115953103 gene encoding putative disease resistance protein RGA4: MTELVSSVAEKVTEKLGSIAYQEINLALGVESDLKNLELTMSAIQAKLLDAEERQAKERGLSLWLGELKDVLYDAVDVLDEFECEALRKQVVKTYGSTGKKVRCFFSCSNPLAFHFKMGNRMKEIRERLEGIKKLSDQYNLQKRQPNDKHIVVRETHSFILDSDVIGREKDEQEIIDLLMQPGDDGNVSGIPIVGIGGMGKTTLAQIVYNDQMVKRNFHHRVWVCVSEDFDVKRLAKEIFKSVARENSENMHVDENMRLDEVQASLRNVLKGKKFLIVLDDVWNEDPSEWNDLKMLLIEGAKGSKIIVTTRSHKVASVMTLGSIHELKGLPEQDCLRLFLKWGFEKGKDKQYPKLVEIGKDIVEKCRCVPLAVKTLGSLLYSKIEERDWISIRDNEIWKLEQKEKDILLALRLSYNKLPSYLKQCFAYCSLYRKDYRYTNGDLIWCWMANGLLQKSNKSTEELEDIGEQYLKELLSQSFFQDVNNEGNIFWSFKMHDLLHALSLYVAQNDYCLIEDTNNANKFEKARHASILDHKLGVDATITLLHKLSNNMQTINFSFKYWQDESPGININESLVKTCIMRFKHLHLLNLRYSKLDTLSSSIGTLKHLRYLNLQGNRNIKKLPDSICDLQNLETLIFSWCEEIEELPRDIRNMVSLRCFEITTRQTRLPTNGIECICSLRHLVFYKCYKLECFHEGIQRLTALRSLGFFGFGSLISLPQGMKHLTALESLVISGCEKLNLMEGDDYPTRLRELSVWGLPQLVSLPQWLKGFANTLQFLDIYGCENLAVFPEWLPDLYSLRKLQIRRCRKLSSLSEGMDSFTALRELKIVGCPKLRRDYEREVGKDWGKMVKFTWEYE, translated from the coding sequence ATGACGGAGTTGGTCTCTTCTGTTGCGGAAAAAGTCACTGAGAAGCTAGGATCCATTGCTTACCAAGAGATTAACTTGGCATTGGGTGTTGAAAGCGATCTGAAAAATCTTGAGCTCACCATGTCTGCCATCCAAGCTAAGTTGTTGGATGCCGAGGAGAGGCAAGCAAAAGAACGTGGGCTTAGTCTTTGGCTGGGGGAACTCAAAGATGTGCTTTATGATGCGGTGGATGTGCTGGATGAATTCGAGTGTGAAGCTCTACGGAAGCAAGTGGTGAAAACATATGGGAGCACTGGTAAAAAGGTACGCTGTTTCTTTTCGTGTTCTAATCCACTTGCCTTCCATTTTAAAATGGGTAATAGAATGAAGGAGATTAGAGAGAGGTTAGAAGGGATAAAAAAGCTTAGTGATCAATATAATCTTCAAAAGAGGCAACCTAACGATAAGCATATTGTCGTCAGGGAAACTCACTCCTTTATCCTTGATTCTGATGTTATTGGGAGGGAAAAAGACGAGCAAGAGATAATAGATCTTCTGATGCAACCGGGTGATGATGGTAATGTTTCTGGGATTCCAATAGTTGGAATTGGAGGTATGGGCAAGACCACACTTGCCCAGATAGTGTATAATGATCAAATGGTCAAAAGGAATTTTCATCATAGAGTATGGGTATGCGTGTCAGAAGATTTTGATGTTAAAAGATTGGCAAAAGAAATCTTTAAGTCTGTAGCTCGTGAAAATAGCGAGAACATGCATGTAGATGAGAACATGCGTCTAGATGAAGTGCAAGCCAGTTTACGAAAtgttttgaaagggaaaaagtTTTTAATCGTTTTGGATGACGTATGGAATGAGGATCCTAGTGAATGGAATGACTTGAAAATGTTGTTAATAGAAGGTGCCAAAGGAAGTAAAATTATTGTCACTACACGTAGTCACAAAGTTGCGTCAGTGATGACTCTTGGATCCATCCATGAATTGAAAGGTCTTCCTGAGCAAGACTGTCTGCGCTTGTTCTTAAAATGGGGATTTGAAAAAGGAAAGGACAAGCAATATCCAAAACTAGTAGAGATTGGTAAAGATATTGTGGAAAAATGCAGATGTGTTCCTTTGGCTGTGAAGACTTTAGGGAGTTTACTTTATTCTAAAATTGAGGAGCGGGATTGGATCTCTATAAGGGATAATGAGATATGGAAATTGgagcaaaaggaaaaagacaTTTTACTGGCATTAAGATTGAGTTACAATAAATTGCCATCATACTTAAAACAATGTTTTGCTTATTGCTCATTATATCGAAAGGATTATAGATATACCAATGGAGACTTAATTTGGTGTTGGATGGCAAATGGGCTCCTTCAAAAGTCCAACAAAAGTACTGAAGAGTTGGAAGATATTGGAGAACAATATTTAAAAGAGTTGTTAtcacaatctttctttcaagaTGTTAATAATGAAGGCaatattttttggtcatttaaaatgcatgatttgttaCACGCTCTTTCGTTATATGTTGCACAAAATGATTATTGCTTAATTGAAGACACTAACAACGCCAACAAATTTGAAAAGGCTAGACACGCTTCAATTCTGGACCATAAGTTGGGTGTTGATGCAACAATAACTCTTTTACACAAATTGAGTAACAACATGCAGACTATTAatttctcatttaaatattgGCAAGATGAGAGCCCTGGTATTAATATTAATGAATCCTTGGTGAAAACATGCATCATGAGATTTAAGCACCTGCACTTGCTAAATTTAAGATATTCAAAGTTGGATACGTTGTCAAGCTCAATTGGTACTTTGAAGCATTTGAGATATCTCAACTTACAAGGAAATAGGAATATCAAGAAATTGCCTGACTCCATTTGCGATCTACAAAATTTGGAAACTTTGATATTTTCTTGGTGTGAGGAGATTGAAGAGTTGCCAAGGGATATAAGAAATATGGTTAGCCTCAGATGTTTTGAAATAACGACAAGACAAACGCGTTTACCCACCAACGGAATCGAGTGCATATGTTCTCTTCGACATTTGGTCTTTTACAAATGTTATAAACTAGAGTGTTTTCATGAAGGAATCCAGCGCCTCACCGCCCTTCGCTCCTTGGGCTTCTTTGGATTTGGAAGCCTGATATCTTTGCCGCAAGGTATGAAACACCTAACCGCGTTGGAATCTCTGGTAATTTCAGGTTGTGAAAAACTTAATTTAATGGAAGGGGATGACTACCCGACGAGGCTTCGAGAACTTAGTGTTTGGGGATTGCCACAATTAGTGAGTTTGCCCCAATGGCTTAAAGGATTTGCCAACACTCTACAGTTTTTAGATATTTATGGTTGTGAGAACTTGGCAGTATTTCCGGAGTGGCTTCCAGATCTCTATTCACTTCGCAAGCTTCAGATTCGGAGATGTCGAAAATTATCGTCTCTGTCAGAAGGGATGGATAGCTTCACTGCCTTAAGAGAACTGAAGATTGTTGGTTGTCCTAAATTGAGGAGAGATTATGAGCGAGAGGTCGGCAAAGATTGGGGCAAGATGGTCAAATTCACTTGGGAGTATGAGTAG